The Microcebus murinus isolate Inina chromosome 4, M.murinus_Inina_mat1.0, whole genome shotgun sequence genome has a segment encoding these proteins:
- the LOC105871378 gene encoding olfactory receptor 52P1-like, with the protein MKFTNHSQQNPTSFLLVGIPGLEAAHFWIAFPFCSMYVLAVLGNMAVLLVVRSEPALHQPMYLFLCMLSTIDLVLCTSTVPKLLALFWANAAEIAIGACAAQMFFIHGFSAVESGVLLAMAFDRYLAICQPLHYGSLLPPESVGKLGAAAVLRGLGLMTPLTCLLARLSYCSRVVAHSYCEHMAVVKLACGDTQPNNIYGITAATLVVGTDSICITVSYALILRAVLGLSSKEARAKAFGTCGSHLGVILLFYTPGLFSFYTQRFGQHVPRHVHILLADLYLVVPPMLNPIIYGMKTKQIRDGVFRLLKWGPAQS; encoded by the coding sequence ATGAAATTCACAAACCACAGTCAACAGAACCCAACCTCCTTCCTGCTCGTGGGAATTCCTGGCCTGGAGGCAGCCCACTTTTGGATTGCTTTTCCCTTCTGTTCCATGTATGTCCTGGCAGTACTTGGCAACATGGCAGTGCTCCTGGTGGTACGTTCAGAGCCTGCCCTGCATCAGCCCATGTACCTCTTCCTATGCATGTTGTCCACTATTGACCTGGTGCTCTGCACCTCCACTGTGCCCAAGCTCCTTGCACTTTTTTGGGCAAATGCTGCTGAGATTGCCATTGGGGCCTGTGCTGCCCAGATGTTCTTTATCCATGGCTTCTCGGCTGTGGAATCCGGTGTCCTGCTAGCAATGGCCTTTGACCGCTACTTAGCCATCTGCCAGCCACTGCATTATGGGTCATTGCTGCCCCCAGAGTCTGTGGGCAAGCTGGGAGCTGCAGCTGTGCTTCGTGGCTTGGGACTCATGACCCCACTCACCTGCTTACTGGCAAGACTGAGCTACTGCAGCCGAGTGGTGGCCCACTCCTACTGTGAGCACATGGCTGTGGTGAAGCTGGCTTGTGGGGACACCCAGCCAAACAACATCTATGGCATCACTGCTGCCACACTGGTGGTAGGCACAGACTCCATCTGTATCACTGTCTCTTATGCACTCATCCTCCGGGCTGTGTTAGGCCTCTCCTCCAAGGAGGCGAGAGCTAAGGCTTTTGGCACTTGTGGCTCCCACCTGGGTGTCATCCTTCTCTTCTACACACCAGGACTCTTCTCATTCTACACGCAGCGCTTTGGCCAGCATGTGCCCCGACACGTTCACATCCTCCTGGCTGACCTCTACCTGGTCGTGCCACCCATGCTCAACCCCATCATTTATGGCATGAAGACCAAGCAGATCAGGGATGGGGTCTTCCGACTGCTAAAGTGGGGCCCGGCTCAGTCATAA
- the LOC105871381 gene encoding olfactory receptor 51A4-like, whose amino-acid sequence MSSCNTSTSGHSTFLLTGFPGLEASHHWVSIPINLICVVSILGNSIILFLIRTDPALHEPMYIFLSILAASDLGLCASTFPTMVQLFWLGARELPFDLCAAQMFFIHAFTYVESGVLLAMAFDRFIAIRDPLHYATILTPSAMAKVGTAILVRAVLLNLPAPILLRRLLFPQISVLSHCYCLHCDLVGLACSDTRINSLVGLVSILLSLCLDSSLIMLSYTLILRTVLRIASPGEQLKALNTCVSHLCIVLIFYLPKLGLSVLHRVEKHSYPALAVLMANLHFLVPPFMNPIVYCIKSKQIRQGLLKRFQPKRVDVS is encoded by the coding sequence ATGTCCTCCTGCAACACCAGCACCTCTGGTCACTCTACTTTCCTGCTCACTGGCTTCCCAGGCCTGGAAGCCTCTCATCATTGGGTTTCCATCCCCATCAACCTCATCTGTGTGGTTTCCATCCTGGGTAACAGTATCATCCTCTTCCTGATCCGCACAGACCCAGCCTTACATGAGCCCATGTACATCTTCCTGTCCATTCTGGCAGCCTCTGATCTAGGTCTCTGTGCCTCCACTTTCCCCACCATGGTGCAGCTCTTCTGGCTGGGAGCTCGTGAGCTGCCCTTTGATCTCTGCGCAGCACAGATGTTCTTCATCCATGCCTTCACCTACGTGGAATCTGGCGTACTGCTAGCCATGGCCTTCGACCGCTTTATTGCCATCCGGGACCCTCTGCACTATGCCACCATCCTTACCCCCTCAGCCATGGCCAAAGTGGGAACTGCcattctggtgagggctgtccTGCTTAACCTCCCAGCACCCATCCTCTTGCGGCGTCTGCTCTTTCCCCAGATCAGTGTACTCTCTCACTGCTACTGCCTGCACTGTGACCTTGTGGGGCTGGCCTGCTCAGACACCCGGATCAACAGCTTGGTTGGCTtggtctccatcctcctctcacTGTGCCTTGACTCCTCCCTCATCATGCTCTCGTACACCCTGATCCTGCGGACTGTGCTGCGCATTGCTTCACCCGGGGAACAGCTCAAGGCACTCAACACATGTGTCTCACACCTCTGCATTGTTCTCATCTTTTATTTGCCCAAGCTGGGGCTGTCTGTGCTGCACCGAGTAGAGAAGCACAGCTACCCTGCTCTGGCAGTGCTCATGGCCAACCTGCACTTCCTGGTCCCTCCCTTCATGAACCCCATTGTGTACTGTATCAAGTCTAAGCAGATCCGTCAGGGCCTACTAAAGCGCTTCCAGCCAAAGAGGGTTGATGTTTCCTAG